TTAATTAGAAAACTGTTGCTGACTACGTAATGTGTACCTGGTTTTAAACCACTTTTCACTTCCACCCATTGATTATCCTTTTCACCCAATTTCACCTGACGCATCTCATATTGATTTCCTACCTTAATAAAAATAACTGTCTCTTCTTTGACGTTTTGCAGCGCAGAAGTCTTCACCATTAATGAGACAGGTTTTTCCGCAATGAGTACATCGGCTCTAACAATGGTTCCGGGGCGCCATTCTCCAGCAGGATTTAAAATAGTGACAATGGCAATAACCGTTTGACTAAGTGGGTCAGTGGTAGGCAGAATCATGGTAATAGGGGCACTCACCTCCCTATCTTCTTCTTCGGAATGAATGGTGACCATTTGTCCTTCATTAATTTTACCTAAATCCCTCGGAAAAACATGAAGCTCGGCCCACACATTTGACAAATTAGCAATGGTGAAAAGGGTCTCCGTTCCCGCCACATTCCCAGGTGTGATATTTCGGTTAAGGATACGGCCATCGGTTGGCGCACGTACCTCATATTCTTTCAAACTCTCATTACTTTCAATTGTCGCTAATAAATCGCCTTTTTTAACCGAGTCCCCCCACTTAACAAATACACTTTTAACAACCCCTTGGAAACGTGCTCGAACTTCGGTGGTGGTATTGCGGTTAAGCGTAATACGACCATTGAGGTGGACATATTTTTTTATTACCCCAGACCCTGCTATTTTGACTTTAATACCTTCTTCTTGTGCTGCTTTGTCACTGAGTGTAATTCTGCCCTCATAGGATGAATAGCTCCAGCTGTAGCGTTTGTTTTCATAAATTGCATTAATGGTTACATCAAAGGAGTGGGGTTCTTGCACATCTTGATTACTGACTAAAGTATCCTTTTGAGGTGCAAAGGTAACAGTAGTAATGTCTCCTTCAAGACGTTTTAATTTAACTGTAAGATTTACTTTAGACGGTGGGATGGCTTTGCCTTTCAATGAGGCATAAGCTTTAAATTTAGGTGCTTGGCCTGCTTCATCAATAACCAACTCTAACATGAAATCCTTATCCCGGAATAAACGACCCTTATTCGGACCGTGTTCTGCCTCGATGCTAGTACTTTTAGATAATGATTCCGTGGCAAACGTCAATCGGGCTGATAACCACCATATCGCACCTGCAATAAGGATTGCTGCGATGATTAAAAAATAATGGTACTTTTTCACACGAATTCCTTTTTTAATTTGTTATTTTCCTTGAGAGTTATCTCTCATCAATAGTCCCTGTATTTTAATAATTGCTTTATGGTAATCGGTATGTGCTTTGGTGTAATGTTCTTCTTCACGGTTAAGCATAAGCATCGCGTTATTGAGAATAAGGTAATTATAACGCCCCTGCTCAAACCCTTCCCGGGCTAATTCAACTGCTTTCCTAGCATTAGGTAACATCCTTGATGTAATTTTTTGCACCTCTTCTTTAAATTGCAAGCCATCTAAAAAAGTCCCGTATAAGTTAGTCTCTAAGTTTAACTTTAATTGGTATAAATCCTTAATTGTCTCACTCTGTTTTGCACGTGCTGAATAGACATTTCCTTGATTTTGATTAAAAATTGGAATGGGCGCTGCAGCTGAAACCACGGCAGCCTTTTGATGGTTTAGCTGAAAATGACGAAATCCTACTTGCAGATTTAAATCAGGCCAGACTTGCTTAGCAGCGGCAGTAATGCGCGACCCCATCGCCTTAACCAAGGCCATTTGTGCTTTAATCAGATTGCTTGTCAGAATGCGTTTTTTAATGGAGGCCCAGGTGTCTAATTGGTGAGAGAGACCTTTTTCAATTAAAACACGTGTGCTAAGTCCCCTGACGCCAATTAAATTAGATAAAGCAATTTTAGTTTTTAACTCATTCCGACGTGCTCTATCAAAAACAATAATCGCTTCATCAAGGGCAATTTCGGCTAATCTCAAATCAACTTCGGAATTAGCGCCTATCTCTAATCGTTTCTTAATACTTACAACTACTAGTTCATTGAGTTTTACAAGACGTTTGGAGGCATGAGTCCAATATTGGGCGTAAAAAGCATCCACATAAGCATTACCTACATCGATGTAAAGAGAGGCGCGGGTTGCTGCTAATTTTAAGCAGGCCGCTAAAAATTCCATTTTTGCAGCTTGTCTTTGATAATATAACCGGTTTCCTAAGGGGATGGGTTGCTCAATTAAAATTGTTGTATCAGTACCTGTAAATCCTGATTCAAGGCTAGAAGGGGTCCCAATATTTTCAACCTGTATCGCTACAGAGGGGTTAGGATATAACCCTGATTGAATAAATTGCCCCTTAGCTTGTTCAACGATAGCCGCTTGGGCTTGTAAAGTAGGATTATTTCTATAAGCCAATGTTAATGCCTGATGGAATGTTAGCGTGCTTGCTTGAGCTACTAATGTATTCATCAGCAAAAATACAAAAAACCAATAGTTACAGGGCATTCAATTAATCCTTTAATCATTAAACTATATGAGCTTAGCGCTTAGATACCTACTTACCACTAAAGGTCAATAATCGCAACCCATTGGCAACCACCAGGAGGCTCGCACCCATATCGGCAAATACAGCCATCCATAAGGTAGCCAAACCCGCTAAAGCCAAACCAAAAAAAATAATTTTAACGACAATAGACAAACTAATATTTTGGAACAACACAGTTGCTGTTTTACGGCTTAACTCAATAAATTGGGGCAACTTAACTAAGTTAT
The Legionella busanensis genome window above contains:
- a CDS encoding efflux RND transporter periplasmic adaptor subunit, translated to MKKYHYFLIIAAILIAGAIWWLSARLTFATESLSKSTSIEAEHGPNKGRLFRDKDFMLELVIDEAGQAPKFKAYASLKGKAIPPSKVNLTVKLKRLEGDITTVTFAPQKDTLVSNQDVQEPHSFDVTINAIYENKRYSWSYSSYEGRITLSDKAAQEEGIKVKIAGSGVIKKYVHLNGRITLNRNTTTEVRARFQGVVKSVFVKWGDSVKKGDLLATIESNESLKEYEVRAPTDGRILNRNITPGNVAGTETLFTIANLSNVWAELHVFPRDLGKINEGQMVTIHSEEEDREVSAPITMILPTTDPLSQTVIAIVTILNPAGEWRPGTIVRADVLIAEKPVSLMVKTSALQNVKEETVIFIKVGNQYEMRQVKLGEKDNQWVEVKSGLKPGTHYVVSNSFLIKADIEKSGAEHEH
- a CDS encoding TolC family protein, with translation MPCNYWFFVFLLMNTLVAQASTLTFHQALTLAYRNNPTLQAQAAIVEQAKGQFIQSGLYPNPSVAIQVENIGTPSSLESGFTGTDTTILIEQPIPLGNRLYYQRQAAKMEFLAACLKLAATRASLYIDVGNAYVDAFYAQYWTHASKRLVKLNELVVVSIKKRLEIGANSEVDLRLAEIALDEAIIVFDRARRNELKTKIALSNLIGVRGLSTRVLIEKGLSHQLDTWASIKKRILTSNLIKAQMALVKAMGSRITAAAKQVWPDLNLQVGFRHFQLNHQKAAVVSAAAPIPIFNQNQGNVYSARAKQSETIKDLYQLKLNLETNLYGTFLDGLQFKEEVQKITSRMLPNARKAVELAREGFEQGRYNYLILNNAMLMLNREEEHYTKAHTDYHKAIIKIQGLLMRDNSQGK